A region of Halorhabdus rudnickae DNA encodes the following proteins:
- a CDS encoding aminotransferase class V-fold PLP-dependent enzyme: MPRNGLPPESIGYRGCARLLDAHGRERGDLVSFNLGSVHAHALASIPNDYTVAIRTGDPCTQPRREERQGRD; the protein is encoded by the coding sequence CTGCCGCGGAACGGTCTTCCGCCGGAATCTATCGGCTATCGAGGGTGTGCTCGGCTTCTGGACGCTCACGGACGGGAACGCGGCGATCTGGTTTCGTTCAACCTGGGGTCCGTCCACGCCCACGCTCTCGCGTCGATTCCCAACGACTACACGGTCGCGATCCGGACCGGCGATCCCTGCACGCAGCCCCGACGAGAAGAGAGGCAGGGTCGCGACTAG
- a CDS encoding aminotransferase class V-fold PLP-dependent enzyme, producing MTVRESGDLAVPAIREDFPVLEREFDGTPLVYLDNAATTQTPQQVIDAITEYYERYNANVHRGLHHLSQEASVAYEDAHDRVAEFIGAGGGREELVFTSNTTESENLVAYAWGLNELGPGDEVVLTEMEHHASLVTWQQIAKQTGATVRYIRVTDDGHLDMEHAKEVIGPDTAMVSVVHVSNTLGTINPVDELAEMAHAEDAMIFVDGAQAVPNRPVDVEAIDADFYAFSGHKMAGPTGIGALYGKKAILEDMEPFNYGGDMITKVTFEDATWNELPWKFEAGTPRIAQGIALAEAVEYLEDIGMEAIARHENELAQYALDRLGEFDDVETYGPPAGEERGGLVSFNLASVHAHDLASILNDYAVAIRAGDHCTQPLHDKLGVAATARASFYVYNTPEEIDVLIEAIDDARELFA from the coding sequence ATGACAGTACGCGAATCCGGGGACCTCGCCGTCCCCGCCATCCGCGAGGACTTTCCCGTCCTCGAGCGGGAGTTCGACGGAACACCGCTGGTCTACCTCGACAACGCAGCGACGACCCAGACGCCCCAGCAGGTGATCGACGCCATCACCGAGTACTACGAGCGCTACAACGCCAATGTCCACCGTGGTCTCCATCACCTCAGTCAGGAGGCGTCGGTGGCCTACGAGGACGCCCACGACCGCGTCGCCGAGTTTATCGGCGCTGGGGGCGGTCGCGAAGAACTGGTCTTCACCTCGAATACGACTGAGTCCGAGAACCTCGTCGCCTACGCCTGGGGGTTGAACGAACTGGGTCCTGGCGACGAGGTCGTCCTGACGGAGATGGAGCACCACGCCTCGCTGGTCACCTGGCAACAGATCGCCAAGCAGACTGGCGCGACAGTCCGGTACATCCGGGTCACCGACGATGGCCATCTCGACATGGAACACGCAAAAGAGGTGATCGGCCCGGATACGGCGATGGTGTCGGTGGTCCACGTCTCGAACACGCTCGGGACGATCAATCCTGTCGATGAACTCGCCGAAATGGCGCACGCCGAGGACGCCATGATCTTTGTCGACGGTGCCCAGGCCGTTCCCAACCGGCCGGTCGACGTCGAGGCGATCGACGCGGATTTCTATGCCTTCTCGGGACACAAGATGGCTGGCCCGACTGGGATCGGCGCACTGTACGGCAAGAAAGCGATCTTAGAAGACATGGAACCGTTCAACTACGGCGGTGACATGATCACGAAGGTCACCTTCGAGGACGCCACCTGGAACGAGTTGCCCTGGAAGTTCGAGGCCGGGACGCCCCGGATCGCCCAGGGAATAGCGCTCGCGGAGGCTGTCGAGTATCTCGAGGACATCGGCATGGAGGCGATCGCCCGTCACGAGAACGAACTCGCCCAGTACGCCCTCGATCGCCTGGGGGAGTTCGACGATGTGGAGACGTATGGGCCGCCTGCGGGTGAGGAACGCGGCGGTCTGGTTTCGTTCAACTTGGCGTCCGTCCACGCCCACGATCTCGCGTCGATCCTCAACGACTACGCGGTCGCGATCCGGGCCGGTGATCACTGTACGCAACCGCTCCACGACAAGTTAGGTGTAGCTGCGACAGCGCGCGCTTCCTTTTACGTGTACAACACGCCTGAAGAGATCGACGTGCTGATCGAAGCGATCGACGACGCCAGAGAACTGTTCGCATAA
- a CDS encoding DoxX family protein yields the protein MANTEVDTTLFGTDVSYEIDGRWLAYWTLLLRLIVGWWFLHAGLDKILNWPFDASWFVGSEGTIVSPIMTAFSSGIGLEIVNVMVPVGQTLIGLGLIVGCLLRLAAFFGTFLMVFFTTANQEWAHGMVNGDLMGLVLFIALIILGAGRVWGLDAYIERTSLVQNNQWLRYILG from the coding sequence ATGGCAAACACCGAGGTGGATACGACCCTGTTCGGGACGGACGTATCGTACGAGATAGACGGTAGATGGCTGGCCTACTGGACGCTGCTGCTGCGGTTGATAGTCGGGTGGTGGTTCCTCCATGCCGGATTGGACAAGATCCTGAACTGGCCCTTCGACGCAAGTTGGTTCGTGGGTTCGGAAGGAACAATAGTCTCACCGATCATGACAGCGTTCAGCAGCGGAATCGGGCTCGAAATCGTGAACGTCATGGTTCCAGTCGGGCAGACGCTGATCGGGCTTGGCCTGATCGTCGGTTGCCTGCTCAGGCTGGCCGCGTTCTTCGGGACCTTTCTGATGGTTTTCTTCACGACGGCCAACCAAGAATGGGCCCACGGCATGGTCAACGGCGACCTGATGGGGCTGGTGTTGTTCATCGCGCTGATCATCCTCGGCGCCGGTCGCGTTTGGGGGCTCGATGCGTACATCGAGCGGACCTCCCTCGTCCAGAACAACCAATGGCTGCGGTACATACTCGGTTAA
- the tgtA gene encoding tRNA guanosine(15) transglycosylase TgtA, with product MREHFELQGYDAAGRLGELTVPRADVTVETPALLPVINPHHETIEPRRLEMEFGAEMLITNSYVIYGSDEVREPALEDGLHDLLDFSGAIMTDSGSFQLAEYGEIDVTNEEILAFQHEIGTDIGTPVDIPTPPDVSRERAVDELATTQQRLEVAADLDFGEMLVNAPIQGSTYPDLRERAAGDAYGTGLDVFPVGAMVPLMNDYRYGDMIEAVMAAKRGLGEDAPVHLFGAGHPMMFALAVAAGCDLFDSAAYALYARDDRYLTVRGTRHLEDLEYFPCECPICTAHSPADLRDRSGDERMRLLAEHNLHVSFGEMRRIKQAIRRGNLLELVETRARAHPTVIDGYRALLAYVDQLEATDPASKDAFFYLSGESADRPEVQRHHDRLHRIELTGELLVRSDGVSATAGEYDDVWTVIPPFGPIPGGLEQTYPVTAEVPDRIDDRAYRSAIRGITALTEHSDASITFVHDGWPTSALDRLPDSVDVSTVPSE from the coding sequence ATGCGCGAGCACTTCGAACTCCAGGGGTACGACGCCGCGGGACGACTCGGCGAGTTGACCGTTCCGCGAGCGGACGTCACCGTCGAGACTCCTGCACTCCTGCCGGTCATCAACCCACATCACGAGACGATCGAACCCCGCCGACTCGAGATGGAGTTCGGAGCCGAGATGCTCATCACCAACAGCTACGTCATCTACGGGAGCGACGAGGTTCGCGAACCCGCCCTCGAAGACGGTCTGCACGACCTGCTTGACTTTTCGGGGGCGATCATGACCGATTCGGGGTCGTTCCAGCTGGCCGAGTACGGCGAGATCGACGTGACCAACGAGGAGATCCTGGCGTTCCAACACGAGATCGGGACGGACATCGGCACGCCCGTGGACATCCCGACGCCCCCCGATGTCTCACGCGAGCGCGCCGTCGACGAACTGGCGACGACCCAACAGCGCTTGGAGGTGGCCGCCGACCTCGACTTCGGGGAGATGCTCGTCAACGCCCCCATCCAGGGGTCAACGTATCCCGACCTTCGGGAACGTGCCGCCGGGGATGCCTACGGCACGGGATTGGACGTGTTCCCGGTCGGCGCGATGGTGCCCCTGATGAACGACTACCGCTACGGCGACATGATCGAGGCAGTCATGGCAGCCAAGCGAGGTCTCGGCGAGGACGCCCCAGTGCACCTCTTTGGGGCGGGTCATCCGATGATGTTCGCCCTCGCAGTGGCGGCGGGCTGTGACCTCTTCGATTCGGCCGCCTACGCGCTGTACGCCCGTGACGATCGCTATCTCACGGTGCGGGGCACCCGCCATCTCGAAGACCTCGAGTACTTCCCGTGTGAGTGCCCTATCTGTACGGCACACAGCCCGGCGGATCTCCGTGATCGCTCCGGAGACGAGCGGATGCGTCTGCTCGCCGAGCACAACCTTCACGTCTCGTTCGGCGAGATGCGTCGCATCAAGCAGGCAATCCGGCGAGGCAATCTGCTGGAACTCGTCGAGACGCGTGCGCGGGCACACCCGACAGTGATCGACGGTTACCGGGCGTTACTAGCGTACGTCGACCAGCTTGAGGCGACCGATCCCGCTTCCAAGGACGCGTTCTTCTACCTCTCGGGGGAGAGTGCCGACCGACCGGAAGTCCAGCGACATCACGATCGGTTGCATCGAATCGAACTGACAGGCGAGCTGTTGGTTCGTTCTGACGGTGTGAGTGCGACTGCGGGGGAGTACGACGATGTCTGGACAGTGATTCCGCCGTTCGGACCGATCCCCGGCGGCCTCGAACAGACGTATCCGGTCACCGCCGAGGTGCCGGATCGAATCGACGACCGGGCATACCGTTCGGCCATCCGGGGGATCACCGCTCTCACGGAGCACAGTGACGCTTCGATCACGTTCGTCCACGACGGCTGGCCGACGAGCGCGCTCGATCGTCTTCCGGACAGCGTGGATGTATCGACGGTACCATCGGAGTGA
- a CDS encoding winged helix-turn-helix domain-containing protein: MSQFDRTNDSGNESGVGTETAPDPARTESRIPPAEVFSILGNDTRVAILQAMLELGADEQPVSFTAIFEQVEVADSANFSYHLEQLTGHFVAHREDGYVFRYPGRKVVSSIFTGTLTERAQLGFFPVGGTCYACEGPLHGWYVDDELTIGCTDCGTIQVSYPFPAGGLDDRTTEDVLEAFQHYVRHHYCLAADGVCPECTGSIESDLVVDPDEDDLDVAVGHVCQRCGYRLQSTVGITLLDVADVLVFFSKRGVDLNATPFWHFDWCVSDQRTEVVSTDPLRVRLTLPCEGDELRVLLDEAVSVIDTAVVERLPE; the protein is encoded by the coding sequence ATGAGTCAGTTCGACCGGACGAACGATTCCGGGAACGAATCGGGGGTCGGGACCGAGACGGCCCCGGACCCGGCGCGGACCGAATCTCGCATCCCCCCGGCGGAGGTCTTCTCCATTCTCGGCAACGACACGCGGGTGGCCATCCTCCAGGCCATGCTGGAACTCGGTGCCGACGAGCAGCCGGTCAGTTTCACGGCCATCTTCGAGCAGGTTGAGGTGGCCGACAGCGCAAACTTCAGCTACCACCTCGAGCAGTTGACGGGCCATTTCGTCGCCCACCGCGAGGACGGCTACGTGTTCCGCTATCCCGGACGGAAAGTCGTCAGTTCGATCTTCACCGGCACGCTCACGGAGCGCGCCCAGCTTGGCTTTTTCCCCGTCGGGGGCACGTGTTACGCGTGTGAGGGACCGCTGCACGGCTGGTACGTCGACGACGAACTCACCATCGGCTGTACCGACTGTGGGACGATTCAGGTCAGCTATCCCTTCCCTGCCGGCGGACTCGACGACCGCACGACCGAGGACGTTCTCGAGGCGTTCCAGCATTACGTCCGCCACCACTACTGTCTGGCCGCCGACGGCGTTTGTCCGGAGTGTACTGGCTCGATCGAGTCCGACCTCGTGGTCGATCCGGACGAGGACGACCTGGACGTCGCCGTTGGGCACGTCTGTCAGCGCTGCGGGTACCGTCTGCAGTCGACCGTCGGTATCACGCTGCTCGATGTCGCCGACGTCCTGGTGTTCTTCTCGAAGCGCGGCGTCGATCTGAACGCGACGCCGTTCTGGCACTTCGATTGGTGCGTCAGCGACCAGCGCACGGAGGTCGTCTCGACTGATCCGCTCCGTGTCAGGTTGACCCTCCCCTGTGAGGGCGACGAACTCCGCGTCCTTCTCGACGAAGCCGTCTCTGTGATCGATACCGCTGTCGTCGAACGACTCCCGGAGTAG
- a CDS encoding flavin reductase family protein yields the protein MVDGEQFRAVLGQFATGVTVVTLPGDPPHGITVSAFASLSVDPPLVLVSLDHDTDAHRRLADGDDDGFAVNILARGQRHLGEFFAGMTDDGDPFAEASDAPATGAPVFEDDLAYVDCTLYDSFQAGDHTVYVGHVEAAELFNPDAEPLTYHRGEWGTTAASADDA from the coding sequence ATGGTCGACGGAGAGCAGTTCCGGGCCGTCCTCGGGCAGTTTGCGACCGGCGTGACCGTCGTGACGCTACCGGGTGACCCGCCTCACGGCATCACCGTCAGCGCGTTCGCCAGTCTGTCGGTCGACCCGCCGCTCGTACTCGTCTCGCTCGACCACGATACCGATGCCCATCGGCGACTCGCCGACGGCGACGACGACGGGTTTGCCGTCAACATCCTCGCTCGTGGACAGCGCCACCTTGGTGAATTCTTCGCAGGAATGACCGACGACGGCGACCCGTTCGCCGAAGCGAGCGACGCTCCTGCCACGGGTGCGCCCGTCTTCGAGGACGACCTCGCGTACGTCGACTGTACGCTGTACGATAGCTTCCAAGCGGGCGATCACACGGTGTACGTGGGGCACGTCGAGGCGGCCGAACTCTTCAATCCCGACGCCGAACCGCTCACGTATCACCGTGGGGAGTGGGGGACGACCGCAGCGTCAGCGGACGACGCCTGA
- the sod gene encoding superoxide dismutase, whose amino-acid sequence MSDYELPPLPYDYDALEPHISEQVLRWHHDTHHQGYVNGWNAAEETLAENREAEEFDSSAGAIRNVTHNGSGHVLHDLFWQSMSPDGGEEPEGDLRERIEEDFGSYAAWKGEFEAAASAAGGWALLVYDSHSNQLRNIVVDKHDQGALWGSHPILALDVWEHSYYHDYGPARGEFVENFFEVVDWEEPAARYEQAVEQFE is encoded by the coding sequence ATGAGCGACTACGAACTACCGCCGCTACCGTACGACTACGACGCACTGGAACCGCACATCTCCGAGCAGGTACTCCGCTGGCATCACGACACCCACCACCAGGGGTACGTCAACGGCTGGAACGCCGCCGAGGAGACCCTCGCCGAGAACCGCGAGGCCGAGGAATTCGACTCCTCGGCGGGCGCGATCCGTAACGTCACGCACAACGGATCCGGCCACGTTCTACACGACCTCTTCTGGCAGTCGATGAGTCCCGACGGTGGCGAGGAACCCGAGGGCGACCTCCGGGAACGAATCGAGGAAGACTTCGGCTCCTACGCGGCCTGGAAAGGCGAATTCGAGGCCGCCGCTTCCGCCGCCGGTGGCTGGGCACTGCTGGTCTATGACTCCCACAGCAACCAGCTTCGCAACATCGTCGTCGACAAGCACGACCAGGGTGCACTCTGGGGAAGCCATCCCATCCTCGCTCTGGACGTCTGGGAACACTCCTACTACCACGATTACGGTCCCGCCCGCGGCGAGTTCGTCGAGAACTTCTTCGAGGTCGTCGACTGGGAAGAGCCTGCCGCTCGCTACGAACAGGCTGTCGAACAGTTCGAATAG
- a CDS encoding pirin family protein, whose protein sequence is MNRTAPDAGELIAGQTVRHGTGITANRAFPTETYPGHLDPFVLFEQFYIDPETGFPMHSHRGFEIVSYMIEGGMEHEDSLGVSHTARENTAMHITAGSGIRHSEFPAHGAACSGLQLWVNLPRANKDIEPEYTDASAAALPTDHHDGATVTTVVGEGSPLQTHTTMEYRDVTVTGEWTWPVPDGWSGFLYGVADSGSIEGDEFSTGDVVPVPEGRDVTVRSAESLRLVAVAGRPHGDPIELRGPVVL, encoded by the coding sequence ATGAATCGAACAGCACCGGATGCAGGGGAGCTGATCGCGGGACAGACGGTCCGTCACGGCACCGGAATCACCGCGAATCGGGCGTTCCCGACGGAGACTTATCCCGGACATCTGGACCCGTTCGTGCTCTTCGAGCAGTTCTACATCGACCCCGAGACGGGATTCCCGATGCACTCCCATCGCGGGTTCGAGATCGTCTCGTACATGATCGAGGGTGGGATGGAACACGAGGACTCTCTGGGCGTTTCTCACACCGCCCGCGAGAACACGGCCATGCACATTACCGCCGGGAGCGGCATCCGTCACTCGGAGTTCCCGGCCCACGGGGCGGCCTGCAGCGGCCTCCAGCTGTGGGTGAATCTCCCGCGAGCGAACAAGGACATCGAACCTGAGTACACTGACGCGTCCGCCGCGGCGTTGCCGACCGATCATCACGACGGTGCGACTGTAACGACCGTCGTCGGCGAGGGGTCGCCACTCCAGACCCATACCACCATGGAGTACCGCGACGTCACCGTCACGGGAGAGTGGACGTGGCCGGTTCCGGACGGCTGGTCGGGATTTCTCTATGGCGTCGCCGATAGCGGATCCATCGAGGGCGACGAATTTAGTACCGGTGACGTCGTTCCGGTCCCCGAGGGTCGTGACGTGACTGTCCGAAGTGCGGAGTCGTTGCGCCTCGTCGCGGTCGCCGGCCGTCCGCACGGCGACCCGATCGAACTGCGCGGGCCCGTCGTTCTGTGA